Proteins encoded in a region of the Polynucleobacter antarcticus genome:
- a CDS encoding glutamine--tRNA ligase/YqeY domain fusion protein, with protein MSQESKSPKSPVDSINEPSNFLRQIIDHDLASGAYQNRTNKDGQAIPSIITRFPPEPNGYLHIGHAKSICLNFGLAADYKALPGGARCNMRLDDTNPVKEDVEYAESILDAVKWLGFNWDVDGEAHLYHASDYFDQLYEFAELLIQQGKAYVDSQSADDIHANRGNFGQAGKNSPNRDRTPAENLTLFREMRAGQYPDGKHVLRLKIDMAHPNMVMRDPVIYRIRHTDHHRTGSKWCIYPLYDFTHCISDALENVSHSICTLEFENNRPLYDWIVNALAELGVFKNPVPHQYEFARLNLTYTLTSKRKLLQLVEEKCVDGWDDPRMPTIVGIRRRGYTPESIRLFCERIGVSKADSWIDMSTLDQALRDDLEAKAPRATAVLQPLKLVIENFEASASEPCSAPRHPQHPEWGNREFHFTRDLWIEADDFMQEPAKGFFRLYPPIGDQLGGRVRLRHGFVIECTGFEKDASGKVTQVNAMYFPDSKSGTPGSNNYKVKGNIHWISATEAVPAEVRLFDHLFNDPHPDSGDKNFLDAINPQSKQTITAYLEPCMKQVPAEARFQFERHGYFIADQTDSKPGKPVFNRTVGLKDSWK; from the coding sequence AGAGCAAATCGCCCAAATCCCCTGTCGACTCGATCAACGAGCCTTCTAACTTCCTACGTCAGATCATCGATCACGACCTGGCTAGCGGCGCCTATCAAAATCGAACCAATAAAGATGGGCAGGCGATTCCATCGATCATTACCCGTTTCCCGCCAGAGCCTAATGGCTATCTCCACATTGGTCACGCTAAAAGTATTTGCTTGAACTTTGGCTTGGCTGCAGATTACAAAGCCTTGCCTGGTGGCGCCCGTTGCAATATGCGACTGGATGACACCAACCCAGTGAAAGAAGATGTGGAGTACGCAGAGAGTATTTTGGATGCAGTGAAATGGCTTGGCTTTAACTGGGATGTTGATGGCGAGGCGCACCTCTATCACGCTAGTGATTACTTTGATCAGCTTTATGAATTTGCTGAACTACTCATTCAACAAGGTAAAGCCTATGTGGACAGTCAGAGCGCTGATGATATTCACGCTAATCGAGGCAACTTTGGCCAGGCTGGAAAAAACAGTCCGAATCGCGACCGCACTCCTGCAGAAAATCTCACACTCTTTCGAGAGATGCGCGCTGGCCAATACCCCGATGGCAAACATGTACTGCGCTTAAAGATTGATATGGCGCACCCCAATATGGTGATGCGTGATCCGGTGATTTATCGCATTCGTCATACGGATCATCATCGCACGGGTAGCAAGTGGTGTATTTATCCTTTGTATGATTTCACGCACTGTATTTCAGATGCACTAGAAAATGTGTCTCACTCTATTTGCACGTTGGAGTTTGAAAACAACCGCCCACTATATGACTGGATTGTGAATGCTTTAGCAGAGCTGGGTGTTTTCAAAAATCCCGTTCCCCATCAATATGAATTCGCTCGCCTAAATTTAACTTACACCCTCACTAGTAAGCGCAAGCTTTTACAGCTGGTAGAGGAAAAGTGTGTAGATGGTTGGGATGATCCTCGCATGCCAACCATTGTGGGTATCCGTCGCAGAGGCTATACCCCTGAAAGTATTCGCTTGTTCTGCGAGCGCATTGGCGTTTCTAAAGCCGATAGTTGGATTGATATGAGTACGCTCGATCAAGCCCTACGTGATGACCTAGAAGCAAAAGCGCCCCGGGCTACAGCTGTTCTTCAGCCTCTCAAACTCGTGATCGAAAACTTCGAAGCCTCTGCCTCTGAGCCTTGCTCTGCACCGCGCCATCCGCAACACCCTGAGTGGGGCAATAGGGAGTTTCATTTCACGCGCGATCTTTGGATCGAAGCAGATGATTTTATGCAAGAGCCCGCCAAAGGCTTTTTTAGACTCTACCCGCCAATTGGTGATCAGCTGGGAGGACGCGTACGCTTACGGCATGGCTTTGTAATCGAATGTACTGGCTTTGAAAAAGATGCTAGTGGCAAGGTCACTCAAGTCAATGCGATGTATTTCCCTGACAGTAAGAGCGGCACTCCAGGATCGAATAACTACAAGGTTAAAGGGAACATTCATTGGATTAGTGCAACAGAGGCAGTGCCAGCAGAAGTACGACTTTTTGATCACTTATTCAATGACCCACATCCTGATAGTGGTGACAAAAATTTCCTGGATGCGATCAATCCCCAGTCCAAGCAAACGATTACTGCTTATTTAGAACCTTGCATGAAACAGGTTCCAGCTGAAGCGCGTTTTCAATTTGAGCGTCACGGCTACTTTATTGCTGATCAAACAGATTCAAAACCTGGCAAGCCCGTCTTTAATCGCACCGTCGGACTTAAGGATTCTTGGAAATAG
- a CDS encoding SDR family oxidoreductase, with product MSSFSKPRILIIGCGDIGVRVAEQLSQSHHIYALTSQKARFQELRAVGATPILGDLDKPDSLWRLSGLAQTVIHLAPPQNTGHRDCRTRNLLRILAQGSQAVRRLIYVSTTGVYGDHAGAKVSEITPVKPQSERAKRRVDAENTLRMWAPAHGVTLTILRVPGIYAENRLPVERIQSRTPALISAEDAYSNHIQSDDLARLICAATYHGKPQRVINTCDGGETKMGDYFDEVADAYGLERPPRLPARDLEKLVSPMLWSFMRESRRVTNTRLAELKTPLRYPSVAIFLKTISKNP from the coding sequence ATGTCATCTTTTAGTAAACCCCGAATTCTGATCATAGGCTGTGGCGACATCGGTGTTCGCGTTGCCGAACAGCTTTCCCAGAGTCATCACATCTATGCTTTAACTTCCCAGAAAGCACGCTTTCAGGAGTTGAGAGCAGTGGGCGCGACGCCTATTTTGGGGGATCTGGATAAGCCCGATAGCTTGTGGCGCTTAAGTGGATTAGCCCAAACAGTCATTCACTTAGCACCACCCCAAAATACAGGTCATCGCGATTGCCGAACTCGCAATCTCCTCCGGATTTTAGCCCAAGGATCACAGGCTGTCAGGCGCCTGATTTATGTCAGCACCACGGGTGTCTATGGGGATCACGCGGGTGCAAAAGTCAGCGAAATCACCCCAGTCAAACCCCAAAGTGAACGCGCAAAGAGGCGCGTCGATGCTGAGAATACCCTTCGCATGTGGGCTCCTGCCCATGGCGTTACGCTAACCATTTTGCGGGTCCCAGGAATCTATGCAGAAAATCGTTTGCCAGTTGAGCGTATTCAATCTAGAACACCCGCATTAATATCTGCGGAGGATGCCTACTCCAACCATATTCAAAGTGATGATTTAGCCAGACTCATTTGCGCTGCTACTTATCACGGTAAGCCACAGCGCGTGATTAATACTTGCGATGGTGGGGAAACCAAGATGGGGGATTATTTTGATGAGGTTGCTGATGCCTATGGCTTAGAGCGTCCTCCAAGATTACCTGCCAGGGATTTAGAAAAATTGGTATCTCCGATGTTGTGGTCTTTTATGCGAGAGTCACGACGCGTAACAAATACCAGGCTGGCAGAATTAAAAACCCCGCTGCGTTATCCCAGCGTCGCTATATTTTTAAAAACTATTTCCAAGAATCCTTAA
- a CDS encoding CDP-6-deoxy-delta-3,4-glucoseen reductase, whose product MSYQVTLKASGKQFTVDQDETLLEAALQHGITLPYGCKNGACGSCKGKVLEGQVSHGQHSAAALSPADALAGASLFCCAYPQSDLLIEAREVQGAGDIAIRKVPCRVNSITKPSSDVAILQLQLPASERFQFLAGQYVELLLKDGQRRAYSIANAPDQAGPLEMHIRHLPGGLFTDVVFGAKEPALKERDILRFEGPLGSFFLREDAQKPIIFVAAGTGFAPIKSIIEQMQSKKIERPMHLYWGGRRPSDLYLDALCQTWAKNIPGLTYIPVISDGLSEDQWRGRTGFVHQAVMADHPDLGKYQVYACGAPVMVNAARQDFVSHCHLPEEEFFADSFTSAADLVANSA is encoded by the coding sequence GTGTCTTACCAAGTCACGCTCAAAGCGAGCGGCAAACAATTTACGGTAGATCAGGATGAAACTCTCCTAGAGGCAGCGTTGCAACATGGCATCACCTTGCCCTATGGCTGCAAGAATGGCGCATGCGGGTCTTGCAAAGGGAAAGTGCTAGAAGGTCAAGTAAGCCATGGGCAACATAGTGCTGCGGCGCTCAGCCCCGCAGATGCGTTAGCAGGGGCAAGCTTATTCTGTTGCGCCTATCCTCAATCCGATCTTCTGATTGAAGCCCGTGAAGTCCAAGGGGCCGGTGATATTGCTATTCGTAAAGTACCTTGCCGTGTCAACTCGATAACAAAACCCAGTAGTGATGTCGCTATTCTTCAGCTTCAACTTCCAGCCAGTGAACGCTTTCAATTTCTTGCTGGGCAGTATGTGGAGTTGCTTCTCAAAGATGGCCAGCGCCGTGCTTACTCGATCGCCAATGCACCAGATCAAGCGGGACCCCTAGAGATGCATATTCGTCATTTGCCTGGTGGACTATTTACTGACGTGGTGTTTGGCGCCAAAGAGCCAGCACTGAAAGAGAGAGATATTTTGCGCTTCGAGGGTCCATTGGGTAGTTTTTTCTTGAGGGAAGATGCTCAAAAACCCATTATTTTTGTTGCTGCCGGTACTGGCTTTGCACCGATTAAGTCCATCATTGAGCAAATGCAGTCCAAAAAGATTGAACGTCCGATGCATTTGTACTGGGGTGGCCGTCGCCCCAGCGATCTGTACCTCGATGCGCTCTGCCAGACATGGGCTAAAAACATTCCTGGGTTGACTTATATCCCCGTTATTTCAGATGGGCTTTCAGAAGATCAATGGCGTGGACGCACCGGCTTTGTGCACCAAGCAGTCATGGCAGATCACCCAGATTTAGGCAAATATCAGGTGTATGCCTGTGGCGCTCCCGTTATGGTCAATGCAGCGCGCCAGGACTTTGTATCCCATTGCCATTTGCCTGAGGAAGAATTCTTTGCCGACTCTTTCACTAGCGCAGCGGACCTGGTAGCAAACTCAGCCTGA
- a CDS encoding acetylornithine transaminase, giving the protein MNKPAPTIDNHSVMFITPRPELTMVEGNGSWLTDNNGKRYLDFLQGWAVNCLGHCNPGMIEALNTQAKKLINPSPAFYNEPMIRLSNLLTENSCFNKVFFANSGAEANEGAIKLARKWGQSNKAGAFEIITFDHSFHGRTLATMSASGKPGWDTMFAPQVPGFPKAELNDIASVKKLVTDKTVAVMIEPVQGEGGVIPSTKEFMQSLRQFTKENNILLIVDEVQAGCGRTGKLFAYQHYDIEPDIMTLGKGIGGGVPLAALMATDAVACFVPGDQGGTYNGNPLMTAVGASVIEQLLAPGFLESVRTKGELLSKELLSISAEFKLEGERGEGLLRALMLSSDIGAKLVELARDRNPEGLLINSPRPNLLRFMPALNVSEAEIRQMCNILRELLKQVS; this is encoded by the coding sequence ATGAATAAGCCAGCCCCAACCATAGACAATCATTCAGTGATGTTCATCACCCCGCGACCAGAGTTAACGATGGTTGAGGGAAATGGTTCATGGCTCACAGACAACAATGGCAAGCGCTATCTAGATTTCTTACAGGGTTGGGCAGTCAATTGTCTGGGTCATTGCAACCCGGGCATGATTGAAGCCTTAAATACACAGGCAAAAAAACTTATTAATCCAAGTCCTGCGTTTTATAACGAGCCCATGATTCGTTTATCGAATTTGCTCACAGAAAATAGTTGCTTCAATAAAGTGTTCTTTGCCAATAGCGGTGCTGAAGCCAATGAAGGTGCGATTAAGCTAGCCCGTAAATGGGGGCAATCGAATAAAGCAGGTGCCTTTGAAATCATTACCTTTGATCACAGTTTTCACGGTCGCACACTTGCCACAATGAGTGCCTCGGGTAAGCCTGGCTGGGATACGATGTTCGCTCCTCAAGTACCGGGTTTTCCAAAAGCAGAACTCAACGATATCGCTTCCGTCAAAAAACTCGTCACAGATAAAACAGTGGCAGTGATGATTGAGCCGGTTCAAGGTGAAGGTGGTGTGATTCCCAGCACTAAAGAATTTATGCAGAGTCTGCGTCAATTCACTAAAGAAAATAATATTCTGCTGATTGTCGATGAAGTGCAAGCGGGCTGTGGCCGAACCGGCAAGCTCTTTGCATATCAGCATTACGATATTGAGCCGGACATCATGACCTTAGGAAAGGGTATTGGTGGTGGCGTCCCCTTAGCAGCACTGATGGCAACAGATGCAGTAGCCTGCTTTGTTCCTGGCGATCAGGGAGGGACTTACAACGGTAACCCTCTCATGACCGCGGTGGGCGCCAGTGTAATTGAACAACTTCTCGCTCCAGGATTTTTAGAATCGGTTCGAACAAAAGGCGAGTTACTCAGTAAAGAATTACTCTCGATCTCCGCAGAATTTAAGCTTGAAGGTGAGCGTGGTGAAGGTCTATTACGTGCCCTCATGCTGAGTAGTGATATAGGCGCAAAGCTCGTTGAACTAGCAAGGGATCGTAACCCAGAAGGTCTGTTGATTAATTCACCAAGACCCAATCTTTTACGTTTTATGCCGGCACTCAATGTCAGCGAAGCTGAAATTCGTCAGATGTGCAATATCCTGCGAGAGCTGCTAAAGCAAGTTAGCTAG
- the ispH gene encoding 4-hydroxy-3-methylbut-2-enyl diphosphate reductase, producing the protein MTKQDTAEILMAQPRGFCAGVDRAINIVNEALTRFGAPIYVRHEIVHNAYVVNELREKGAVFVDELHEVPAGGIVVFSAHGVSQAVRLEAQERGLQVYDATCPLVTKVHLEVVKMAKDGFTILMIGHAGHPEVEGTMGQIEAGLHLIEKVADIAKLPFAENEKMAFVTQTTLSVDETKEIVDALITKFPQIVRPRKQDICYATQNRQDAVKFMAPQVEVVIVVGSKASSNSNRLRELAEKLGVPAYMVDAPEQLQAEWFVGKKRVGLTAGASAPESLAQAIVAKIQEFGPRNIRSLEGVVEDVTFSLPKSLVN; encoded by the coding sequence ATGACGAAACAAGACACTGCAGAAATTTTGATGGCACAGCCGCGGGGCTTTTGTGCGGGAGTAGATCGAGCAATCAATATTGTGAATGAGGCGCTGACACGTTTTGGCGCACCGATTTATGTTCGTCATGAGATTGTGCATAACGCTTACGTCGTGAATGAGCTGCGTGAGAAGGGTGCCGTTTTTGTAGATGAATTGCATGAAGTCCCCGCAGGGGGCATTGTGGTTTTCAGTGCCCACGGTGTTTCTCAAGCGGTTCGCTTGGAGGCACAGGAGCGTGGGCTGCAGGTATACGACGCTACTTGCCCACTGGTAACCAAAGTACATCTTGAAGTAGTCAAGATGGCTAAAGATGGTTTTACGATCTTGATGATTGGTCACGCTGGCCATCCAGAAGTTGAAGGTACGATGGGCCAAATCGAAGCAGGCCTGCATCTGATTGAAAAAGTCGCCGATATCGCAAAGCTTCCTTTTGCTGAAAATGAAAAAATGGCTTTTGTGACGCAAACTACCCTCTCTGTAGATGAGACTAAAGAAATTGTGGATGCCCTCATTACCAAGTTTCCACAGATTGTTCGGCCTCGTAAGCAGGATATTTGCTACGCTACGCAAAATCGCCAAGACGCTGTGAAATTCATGGCGCCTCAGGTTGAGGTAGTTATTGTGGTGGGCAGTAAGGCAAGCTCTAACTCCAATCGCTTGCGTGAATTAGCTGAAAAGTTAGGTGTACCGGCTTACATGGTCGATGCGCCAGAGCAGTTACAAGCAGAATGGTTTGTAGGTAAGAAGCGAGTGGGTCTGACTGCAGGCGCCTCTGCCCCTGAAAGTTTGGCTCAAGCGATTGTTGCAAAAATTCAGGAGTTTGGTCCGCGCAACATCCGTAGCTTAGAAGGTGTAGTGGAAGATGTCACCTTCTCGCTTCCTAAAAGCTTAGTTAACTAG
- a CDS encoding FKBP-type peptidyl-prolyl cis-trans isomerase, whose translation MTKLTVLPNSFLTLNYRLTLPSGEDYINTFVDRPATVMMGSGQFAPCFENVLMGLSVGEKRSALLPSEESFGERKEELIQWVSLGALKEGRDEDVEFNPGDVIEFNAPGGAQYAGVLQSINEEGAWFDFNHPLAGRPVTFEAEIVAIL comes from the coding sequence ATGACTAAGTTGACGGTTTTGCCTAACTCCTTTTTGACTTTGAACTACCGCTTGACCCTGCCTAGCGGGGAGGATTACATCAATACTTTTGTGGATCGGCCTGCTACGGTGATGATGGGGTCTGGACAATTTGCACCTTGTTTTGAAAATGTGTTGATGGGTTTATCGGTTGGGGAAAAGCGGAGTGCCTTGCTGCCATCAGAAGAGAGTTTTGGTGAGCGTAAAGAAGAATTGATTCAGTGGGTTTCTTTGGGTGCGCTGAAAGAAGGGCGCGATGAAGATGTGGAATTTAACCCCGGTGATGTGATTGAATTTAATGCACCTGGTGGCGCGCAATATGCGGGCGTATTGCAATCGATTAACGAAGAGGGTGCTTGGTTTGATTTCAATCACCCGCTTGCTGGCAGACCGGTTACCTTTGAAGCTGAAATTGTGGCCATTCTTTAA
- the radC gene encoding RadC family protein gives MHAPITAWPLMEQPREKLRALGAAALTDAELLAIFLRVGVKGKTAVALAKDLLHHFGSLPRLLSCTPEELTQIHGMGISKWSQIQAAHELVKRSLEEKLSEDSILSSPGYVREFLQAKYGRLPHEVFICLYLDSRLRLIECQELFRGSNNRTAVYPREILKEALSRNASALIVAHNHPSGSSEPSEADLELTQLLYKALQLVDISLLDHCIVSSSGFYSFSDEGHMKYDL, from the coding sequence GTGCACGCCCCCATTACCGCTTGGCCCCTCATGGAGCAGCCGCGGGAGAAATTACGCGCCCTAGGCGCAGCAGCCCTAACTGACGCTGAATTACTCGCTATTTTTTTACGTGTTGGCGTGAAAGGCAAAACAGCCGTGGCTTTGGCCAAAGATCTCTTGCACCATTTCGGCAGCCTACCGCGCCTACTGTCCTGCACCCCCGAAGAATTAACCCAGATACATGGAATGGGGATTTCTAAATGGTCCCAAATTCAGGCTGCTCATGAGCTCGTTAAGCGCAGCCTTGAAGAAAAACTGTCTGAAGATTCCATTCTTTCCTCCCCCGGCTATGTCCGAGAGTTCCTACAAGCAAAGTATGGACGTCTTCCCCACGAGGTTTTTATCTGCCTATACCTTGACTCCCGCTTACGCCTCATCGAGTGTCAGGAGCTCTTTAGAGGCTCTAATAACCGCACTGCCGTTTACCCCCGAGAGATACTCAAGGAAGCCCTCTCGCGGAATGCCAGCGCTCTTATAGTGGCCCATAACCACCCAAGCGGTAGTTCAGAGCCGAGCGAAGCGGACCTTGAACTAACCCAATTGCTATACAAAGCCTTACAGTTGGTGGATATTTCCCTACTGGATCATTGCATTGTGAGTAGCAGCGGTTTTTACTCATTTTCAGATGAAGGTCATATGAAATATGATTTATAA
- the rpmB gene encoding 50S ribosomal protein L28 yields the protein MAKVCQVTGKKPMVGNNVSHANNKTKRRFLPNLQNRRFWVESENRWISLRLTNAGLRVIDKNGIDAVLTDLRARGEI from the coding sequence ATGGCAAAAGTTTGCCAAGTCACTGGGAAGAAGCCGATGGTTGGCAACAATGTATCCCATGCAAACAATAAAACGAAGCGTCGCTTTTTGCCGAATTTGCAAAATCGTCGTTTCTGGGTTGAATCAGAAAACCGCTGGATTAGCTTGCGCTTAACCAATGCCGGTTTGCGCGTGATCGACAAGAACGGCATTGATGCCGTGCTGACTGATCTTCGTGCACGTGGCGAAATTTAA
- the rpmG gene encoding 50S ribosomal protein L33, which translates to MAKGGREKIKLESSAGTGHFYTTTKNKRTKPEKIEIMKFDPTIRKHVAYKETKLK; encoded by the coding sequence ATGGCTAAAGGCGGCAGAGAAAAAATCAAGTTAGAGTCATCAGCAGGTACTGGTCACTTTTACACCACAACAAAAAACAAGCGTACTAAGCCTGAAAAGATTGAGATCATGAAGTTCGATCCAACGATTCGTAAGCACGTTGCTTATAAAGAAACAAAGCTGAAGTAA
- a CDS encoding DesA family fatty acid desaturase produces the protein MNTASLSNVDLFLHWLANGYLDWAWWQILVFTLVVTHITIAAVTIFLHRCQAHRALELHPIMSHFFRFWLWLTTGMVTKEWAAIHRKHHAKCETVDDPHSPQILGIATVLTRGAELYKEESRNQETLSKFGHGTPDDWLERNLYAKYSWQGVALMLIIDVALFGAIGLTVWAVQMLWIPITAAGIINGIGHYWGYRNYDCDDAATNIFPLGILIGGEELHNNHHTFATSAKLSSKWYEFDIGWLYIQMMSAVGLATVKKTSPKPQLTDLRPADQGTLEAIIANRYEIMARYSKTLRGFFNNEVQHMQVLAAHLKDARTWLGKDEAKLTELEKAKLEELMASNAQLRKMIEMRRELHSIWSRSNATGEQLVAQLHAWCQRAEDSGLSSLRDFSLRLRRYG, from the coding sequence TTGAATACTGCTTCACTCTCAAATGTTGATTTGTTTCTTCACTGGCTTGCCAATGGTTATTTAGATTGGGCTTGGTGGCAAATCCTAGTCTTTACCTTGGTGGTAACGCACATCACGATTGCTGCAGTCACGATTTTTCTCCATCGTTGTCAGGCGCACCGTGCTTTGGAATTGCATCCCATCATGTCGCACTTTTTCCGTTTTTGGCTCTGGCTTACTACCGGTATGGTGACTAAGGAATGGGCAGCTATTCATCGCAAGCATCACGCTAAGTGCGAGACTGTGGATGATCCACATAGCCCACAAATTTTAGGTATTGCGACTGTGCTCACGCGTGGTGCTGAGTTGTATAAAGAAGAATCTCGCAATCAAGAGACTTTGAGTAAATTTGGTCACGGCACTCCAGATGACTGGCTTGAGCGGAATCTATATGCCAAGTATTCATGGCAGGGCGTTGCACTCATGCTGATCATTGATGTGGCTTTGTTTGGTGCGATTGGCTTAACGGTGTGGGCAGTCCAGATGCTATGGATACCAATTACCGCTGCCGGCATCATTAATGGGATTGGTCACTATTGGGGCTATCGCAATTACGATTGCGACGATGCCGCTACCAATATTTTTCCTTTAGGTATTTTGATTGGCGGCGAAGAGTTGCATAACAATCACCATACCTTTGCAACCAGCGCCAAGCTGTCTAGTAAGTGGTACGAGTTTGATATTGGCTGGCTCTATATTCAGATGATGAGTGCGGTGGGTTTAGCGACCGTTAAAAAGACCTCACCGAAGCCACAGCTGACTGATTTACGTCCGGCTGACCAGGGAACGCTAGAGGCGATCATTGCGAATCGTTATGAAATCATGGCGCGCTATAGCAAGACCTTACGTGGCTTTTTTAACAATGAAGTCCAGCATATGCAGGTTTTAGCAGCCCATCTGAAAGATGCTCGTACTTGGTTGGGTAAGGATGAAGCCAAACTGACGGAGCTTGAAAAAGCCAAGTTAGAAGAGTTGATGGCAAGCAATGCACAGTTGCGCAAGATGATTGAGATGCGCCGTGAATTACATTCCATTTGGAGTCGTTCTAATGCCACTGGTGAGCAACTCGTAGCGCAATTGCATGCATGGTGTCAGCGCGCTGAAGATAGCGGTCTGAGTAGCTTACGTGACTTTTCATTGAGATTGCGCCGTTACGGATAG
- a CDS encoding RsmB/NOP family class I SAM-dependent RNA methyltransferase, whose translation MSKERPSRSASASPTSRSKAGPRLATQKSAQKSYATKNKDPLRRPERRNASGNIIAPEGQKNFSNAKALPQHAIHLERLLPELLTFDQPADRVVSRYFRAEPQLGNRDRALIAESAFAILRRKNEFSQFAVSGEGSQARRLALLGLLSALTEGGLGSANRAESGIADLAHVLKTGEYEWLQRFATIDSSTLNPLVRNNLPEWLWDAFGKYPGEETREALAKSLMHPALLDLRANTMKTTREQLMVEMNALGGRYQAIPTPYAPDGLRIMGKPALQNTVAFKSGMFEVQDEGSQLLAYLLAPKRGEMVVDFCAGAGGKTLAIGAIMRSTGRLYALDTSERRLANLKPRQARSGLSNVHPVWIDSENDSKIKRLAGKIDRVLVDAPCTGMGTLRRNPDLKWRQTPTGVLELNQKQMNILASASRLLKPGGRLVYATCSLLPQENQQIAEDFLAKHPEFEAVPAAEALKPLFPKEALPLGCSLDNPWWQLWPHIHGTDGFFGAVFQKKAATSPVLEASANKAPLKDGNVKPKKASKALK comes from the coding sequence ATGAGTAAAGAACGTCCATCCCGAAGTGCTAGTGCCAGCCCTACATCCCGATCTAAAGCCGGACCTCGCCTAGCTACACAAAAAAGTGCACAAAAAAGTTACGCAACAAAAAATAAAGATCCTTTACGTCGTCCAGAGCGTCGCAATGCCAGCGGCAACATCATTGCTCCTGAAGGACAAAAAAACTTTTCTAATGCAAAAGCTTTGCCGCAACATGCGATTCATTTAGAGCGCTTACTGCCAGAGTTGCTGACCTTTGATCAGCCTGCAGATCGTGTAGTGAGTCGTTATTTTAGGGCTGAGCCGCAACTTGGTAATCGTGATCGTGCCTTAATTGCGGAGAGTGCTTTCGCGATCTTGCGCCGTAAAAATGAGTTCTCCCAATTTGCTGTGAGTGGTGAAGGCTCACAAGCAAGACGACTAGCCCTATTGGGTTTGCTGTCGGCTTTGACAGAGGGAGGTCTAGGCTCTGCTAATCGTGCAGAGAGTGGCATTGCTGATTTAGCGCATGTCCTCAAGACTGGTGAATATGAGTGGCTGCAACGTTTTGCCACGATTGATTCAAGCACTCTCAATCCTTTAGTGCGCAATAACTTACCCGAATGGTTATGGGATGCTTTTGGAAAATACCCTGGAGAAGAGACCCGAGAGGCATTAGCCAAATCACTTATGCATCCAGCGCTATTGGATTTGCGTGCCAACACCATGAAAACTACCCGCGAGCAGTTGATGGTGGAGATGAATGCTTTAGGCGGTCGCTATCAAGCAATTCCCACTCCTTATGCCCCAGATGGTTTAAGGATTATGGGTAAGCCCGCTTTGCAAAACACGGTGGCTTTTAAGTCGGGAATGTTTGAAGTTCAGGATGAGGGCAGTCAGTTGTTGGCCTACCTCCTTGCACCCAAACGTGGCGAGATGGTGGTAGATTTTTGTGCTGGTGCTGGTGGTAAGACTTTAGCCATTGGAGCGATCATGCGCTCCACAGGGCGTTTGTATGCACTCGATACATCAGAGCGTCGCTTAGCTAATTTAAAGCCTAGGCAAGCCCGTAGCGGCCTGTCTAATGTGCATCCCGTGTGGATTGATAGTGAAAACGATTCGAAGATTAAGCGCCTTGCCGGCAAAATTGATCGGGTACTCGTTGATGCCCCTTGTACTGGCATGGGAACCTTACGCCGTAATCCCGATCTGAAATGGCGTCAAACACCTACGGGCGTTCTAGAGTTAAATCAGAAGCAGATGAATATCTTGGCTTCAGCCAGCCGTTTATTAAAGCCGGGTGGCCGCTTGGTCTACGCCACTTGCAGTCTTTTGCCGCAAGAGAATCAACAGATTGCCGAAGACTTTTTGGCTAAACATCCGGAATTTGAAGCAGTTCCCGCGGCAGAGGCACTCAAGCCCCTGTTCCCGAAAGAAGCCCTACCTCTAGGTTGCAGCCTCGATAACCCATGGTGGCAGCTATGGCCTCATATTCATGGGACAGATGGCTTCTTCGGGGCAGTCTTTCAAAAGAAGGCAGCCACCTCTCCTGTACTAGAAGCTAGTGCGAATAAAGCCCCTCTAAAAGACGGTAATGTCAAACCCAAGAAAGCCAGTAAAGCTCTAAAATAA